One stretch of Punica granatum isolate Tunisia-2019 chromosome 5, ASM765513v2, whole genome shotgun sequence DNA includes these proteins:
- the LOC116207938 gene encoding F-box/LRR-repeat protein 3 isoform X2 codes for MKKQKTAHRGQELGQELKLNPFDFLSEEIVFTILDLLGDNPLDKKSFSLVCKSFYSIESSHRRALRPLRPDHLPKILARYPNTARLDLTLCPRVTDASLAVVSSSCGPCLRSIDLSRSRFFSATGLSQLAARCGNLVEVDLSNARELRDPGAAALSGLRNLERLWLGRCKLITDMGVGCIAVGCRKLKLLSLKWCLGVGDLGVGLVAVKCREIRNLDLSYLPISNKCLPSIMKLPYLEDLILEGCFGIDDNSLAAVKQGCKSLKALDISSCQNISHVGLSSIASSTEGLQQLTLAYGSPVTAPLAASLKKLIMLQSIKLDGCSVTCSGLKAIGSCFVSLRELSLSKCSGVTDEGFSFLVTRQKQLKKLDITCCRQITDVSIAHVTSSCTGLTSLRMESCCLVSKEAFVLIGQRCHSLEELDLTDNEVDDEGLKSIGRCSRLTVLKLGICLNITDEGLTHIGRSCSKLVELDLYRSAGISGSGIQPIACGCPNLELINTSYCYAINDAALRSLSKCMRLNTLECRGCPLITSLGLAAIAIGCKQLAKLDIKKCHLIDDAGMIPLAHFSQNLRQINLSYTSVTDLGLSSLASISCLQSMTILHLKGLTPWGLAAALLACGGLTKVKLHATFKMPLPQSLFEHLETRGCVFHWRDKAFQAELDPKSWRLKLEDIVP; via the exons atgaagaagcagaagacgGCCCACCGCGGACAGGAGCTGGGGCAGGAGCTCAAGCTCAACCCCTTCGATTTTCTCTCGGAGGAGATCGTCTTCACCATCCTAGACCTCCTCGGCGACAACCCACTTGACAAGAAGTCATTCTCCCTCGTCTGCAAGTCCTTCTACTCCATCGAGTCCAGCCACCGCCGCGCACTCCGCCCGCTCCGCCCCGACCACCTCCCCAAGATCCTCGCCCGCTACCCCAACACGGCGCGCCTCGACCTCACCCTCTGCCCCCGGGTCACCGACGCGTCCCTCGCGGTGGTGTCCAGCTCGTGCGGGCCCTGCCTCCGCTCCATCGATCTGTCCAGGTCGAGATTCTTCTCCGCGACGGGGCTCTCGCAGCTGGCCGCCAGGTGCGGGAACCTGGTGGAGGTCGACCTGTCGAATGCGAGGGAGCTTCGGGACCCCGGTGCGGCAGCGCTGTCGGGATTGAGGAACCTCGAAAGGCTGTGGCTTGGGAGGTGTAAGCTGATCACCGACATGGGCGTTGGGTGTATCGCGGTCGGCTGCCGGAAGCTGAAGCTGCTGAGCTTGAAATGGTGCCTTGGGGTTGGTGACTTGGGGGTGGGGTTAGTTGCCGTTAAGTGTAGGGAGATCAGGAACCTTGATTTGTCTTACCTCCCG ATTTCAAACAAATGTTTACCGTCCATCATGAAGTTGCCGTATCTTGAGGATTTGATACTGGAAGGGTGTTTTGGTATTGACGACAACAGTCTTGCTGCAGTTAAACAAGGTTGCAAGTCACTCAAG GCCCTTGATATTTCGAGCTGTCAGAACATAAGTCATGTCGGGCTATCCTCCATAGCAAGCAGCACCGAAGGTCTACAGCAACTCACCCTCGCATACGGGTCACCG GTCACTGCTCCTCTTGCTGCGAGCTTAAAGAAACTAATCATGCTGCAATCGATCAAATTAGATGGCTGCTCGGTCACATGTTCTGGCCTGAAAGCCATAGGGAGCTGCTTTGTTTCATTGAGAGAGCTGAGCTTAAGTAAATGCTCCGGGGTGACCGATGAAGGATTCTCCTTCCTTGTGACGAGACAGAAGCAGTTGAAGAAGCTCGACATCACTTGCTGTCGCCAAATAACCGATGTTTCTATAGCCCATGTCACAAGCTCTTGTACAGGTCTCACTTCACTCAGAATGGAGTCCTGCTGTCTTGTCTCAAAAGAGGCGTTCGTCTTGATTGGTCAGCGATGCCATTCCCTCGAGGAGCTTGACCTGACTGATAATGAAGTTGATGATGAAG GCCTCAAATCCATTGGAAGATGTTCCAGACTCACTGTTTTGAAGCTAGGAATTTGCCTGAACATTACCGATGAAGGGCTGACACATATTGGCAGATCCTGCTCAAAGCTTGTAGAGCTTGATTTATACCG GTCTGCAGGAATATCCGGGTCGGGCATTCAACCGATTGCATGTGGTTGTCCCAATCTTGAGCTGATCAACACGTCATATTGCTATGCCATCAATGATGCTGCCCTGAGGTCTCTCTCGAAATGCATGAGACTGAACACATTAGAGTGCCGGGGATGTCCACTCATCACATCCTTGGGTTTGGCGGCGATTGCCATTGGGTGCAAGCAACTCGCCAAGTTGGACATAAAGAAATGTCACCTCATTGATGATGCCGGCATGATCCCACTCGCTCACTTCTCTCAGAACCTTCGGCAG ATAAACCTGTCATACACTTCAGTGACAGATCTGGGCCTCTCATCTCTAGCCAGTATAAGCTGTCTCCAGAGCATGACGATCTTGCACCTGAAGGGCCTGACCCCGTGGGGCCTAGCAGCAGCTCTCCTGGCCTGTGGGGGGCTAACGAAAGTGAAGCTCCATGCCACCTTCAAAATGCCCCTTCCCCAGAGCCTCTTCGAGCACTTGGAAACGCGGGGCTGCGTGTTTCACTGGAGAGACAAGGCCTTTCAG GCTGAATTGGACCCGAAGTCTTGGAGACTGAAATTGGAAGATATTGTGCCGTAG
- the LOC116207938 gene encoding F-box/LRR-repeat protein 3 isoform X1: MKKQKTAHRGQELGQELKLNPFDFLSEEIVFTILDLLGDNPLDKKSFSLVCKSFYSIESSHRRALRPLRPDHLPKILARYPNTARLDLTLCPRVTDASLAVVSSSCGPCLRSIDLSRSRFFSATGLSQLAARCGNLVEVDLSNARELRDPGAAALSGLRNLERLWLGRCKLITDMGVGCIAVGCRKLKLLSLKWCLGVGDLGVGLVAVKCREIRNLDLSYLPISNKCLPSIMKLPYLEDLILEGCFGIDDNSLAAVKQGCKSLKALDISSCQNISHVGLSSIASSTEGLQQLTLAYGSPVTAPLAASLKKLIMLQSIKLDGCSVTCSGLKAIGSCFVSLRELSLSKCSGVTDEGFSFLVTRQKQLKKLDITCCRQITDVSIAHVTSSCTGLTSLRMESCCLVSKEAFVLIGQRCHSLEELDLTDNEVDDEGLKSIGRCSRLTVLKLGICLNITDEGLTHIGRSCSKLVELDLYRSAGISGSGIQPIACGCPNLELINTSYCYAINDAALRSLSKCMRLNTLECRGCPLITSLGLAAIAIGCKQLAKLDIKKCHLIDDAGMIPLAHFSQNLRQINLSYTSVTDLGLSSLASISCLQSMTILHLKGLTPWGLAAALLACGGLTKVKLHATFKMPLPQSLFEHLETRGCVFHWRDKAFQVQILKEAELDPKSWRLKLEDIVP, translated from the exons atgaagaagcagaagacgGCCCACCGCGGACAGGAGCTGGGGCAGGAGCTCAAGCTCAACCCCTTCGATTTTCTCTCGGAGGAGATCGTCTTCACCATCCTAGACCTCCTCGGCGACAACCCACTTGACAAGAAGTCATTCTCCCTCGTCTGCAAGTCCTTCTACTCCATCGAGTCCAGCCACCGCCGCGCACTCCGCCCGCTCCGCCCCGACCACCTCCCCAAGATCCTCGCCCGCTACCCCAACACGGCGCGCCTCGACCTCACCCTCTGCCCCCGGGTCACCGACGCGTCCCTCGCGGTGGTGTCCAGCTCGTGCGGGCCCTGCCTCCGCTCCATCGATCTGTCCAGGTCGAGATTCTTCTCCGCGACGGGGCTCTCGCAGCTGGCCGCCAGGTGCGGGAACCTGGTGGAGGTCGACCTGTCGAATGCGAGGGAGCTTCGGGACCCCGGTGCGGCAGCGCTGTCGGGATTGAGGAACCTCGAAAGGCTGTGGCTTGGGAGGTGTAAGCTGATCACCGACATGGGCGTTGGGTGTATCGCGGTCGGCTGCCGGAAGCTGAAGCTGCTGAGCTTGAAATGGTGCCTTGGGGTTGGTGACTTGGGGGTGGGGTTAGTTGCCGTTAAGTGTAGGGAGATCAGGAACCTTGATTTGTCTTACCTCCCG ATTTCAAACAAATGTTTACCGTCCATCATGAAGTTGCCGTATCTTGAGGATTTGATACTGGAAGGGTGTTTTGGTATTGACGACAACAGTCTTGCTGCAGTTAAACAAGGTTGCAAGTCACTCAAG GCCCTTGATATTTCGAGCTGTCAGAACATAAGTCATGTCGGGCTATCCTCCATAGCAAGCAGCACCGAAGGTCTACAGCAACTCACCCTCGCATACGGGTCACCG GTCACTGCTCCTCTTGCTGCGAGCTTAAAGAAACTAATCATGCTGCAATCGATCAAATTAGATGGCTGCTCGGTCACATGTTCTGGCCTGAAAGCCATAGGGAGCTGCTTTGTTTCATTGAGAGAGCTGAGCTTAAGTAAATGCTCCGGGGTGACCGATGAAGGATTCTCCTTCCTTGTGACGAGACAGAAGCAGTTGAAGAAGCTCGACATCACTTGCTGTCGCCAAATAACCGATGTTTCTATAGCCCATGTCACAAGCTCTTGTACAGGTCTCACTTCACTCAGAATGGAGTCCTGCTGTCTTGTCTCAAAAGAGGCGTTCGTCTTGATTGGTCAGCGATGCCATTCCCTCGAGGAGCTTGACCTGACTGATAATGAAGTTGATGATGAAG GCCTCAAATCCATTGGAAGATGTTCCAGACTCACTGTTTTGAAGCTAGGAATTTGCCTGAACATTACCGATGAAGGGCTGACACATATTGGCAGATCCTGCTCAAAGCTTGTAGAGCTTGATTTATACCG GTCTGCAGGAATATCCGGGTCGGGCATTCAACCGATTGCATGTGGTTGTCCCAATCTTGAGCTGATCAACACGTCATATTGCTATGCCATCAATGATGCTGCCCTGAGGTCTCTCTCGAAATGCATGAGACTGAACACATTAGAGTGCCGGGGATGTCCACTCATCACATCCTTGGGTTTGGCGGCGATTGCCATTGGGTGCAAGCAACTCGCCAAGTTGGACATAAAGAAATGTCACCTCATTGATGATGCCGGCATGATCCCACTCGCTCACTTCTCTCAGAACCTTCGGCAG ATAAACCTGTCATACACTTCAGTGACAGATCTGGGCCTCTCATCTCTAGCCAGTATAAGCTGTCTCCAGAGCATGACGATCTTGCACCTGAAGGGCCTGACCCCGTGGGGCCTAGCAGCAGCTCTCCTGGCCTGTGGGGGGCTAACGAAAGTGAAGCTCCATGCCACCTTCAAAATGCCCCTTCCCCAGAGCCTCTTCGAGCACTTGGAAACGCGGGGCTGCGTGTTTCACTGGAGAGACAAGGCCTTTCAGGTCCAAATTCTAAAAGAA GCTGAATTGGACCCGAAGTCTTGGAGACTGAAATTGGAAGATATTGTGCCGTAG
- the LOC116207939 gene encoding uncharacterized protein LOC116207939 — MIEPKPSFLRNILVRALICGVAVLAIRFAYVVTVAGGSCDLGDFCFFSLPENLNLNLVIAGTATSATEAAPIAPPTRDVRKGKDWIRAVKFYSSVFEDLISEEFLSPSFKSLCVESVSGDDVHALKEIGVKNSVGVAGKSSRALAKYRDGTFDFVFCGGGRFDWVPQPANLAAEMQRTLKPKGFIVVHVRANDTYSFNSFLQLFDDCRLLRMLDINGFDPGMAQIREIILKKESDFHVRNNLGSKPSSKSGNKCEVPAYKQRIVAGAEPLIEEEPLKPWLTLKRNLADIKYLPSIVDISFKSKYVYVDIGARSYGSSIGSWFRKQYPKQNKTFEVYAIEADKHFHNDYKRKKGVTLLPYAAWVRNESLFFEINRDTDQKVQEKGRGMGRIQPGQSSARPNNGDVEKITAFDFAEWLKRTVSEKDFVVVKMDVEGTEFELIPRLFKTGAICLIDEIFLECHYNRWQRCCPGVRSSKYEKTYGQCLELFTSLRQSGVLVHQWW, encoded by the coding sequence ATGATAGAGCCAAAGCCGAGCTTCCTGAGGAATATTCTGGTGCGCGCCCTCATCTGTGGCGTCGCCGTCCTCGCCATCCGATTCGCCTACGTCGTCACCGTCGCCGGCGGGTCCTGCGACCTCGGCGACTTCTGCTTCTTTTCCTTGCCTGAGAACCTCAACCTCAACCTCGTGATCGCCGGCACTGCCACTTCCGCCACAGAGGCTGCCCCCATCGCGCCCCCCACCCGCGATGTCCGCAAGGGCAAGGACTGGATCAGGGCCGTCAAGTTCTACTCGTCAGTCTTCGAGGATCTGATCTCCGAGGAATTCCTCTCGCCAAGCTTTAAGTCTCTCTGCGTCGAATCTGTGAGTGGGGACGACGTTCATGCACTCAAGGAGATTGGCGTCAAAAACTCCGTCGGAGTTGCCGGGAAATCCTCTCGCGCTCTAGCTAAATACAGAGATGGCACATTTGATTTCGTCTTCTGCGGTGGAGGCCGCTTTGATTGGGTCCCTCAGCCGGCCAATTTGGCTGCCGAGATGCAAAGGACGCTGAAACCGAAAGGTTTCATCGTGGTCCATGTTAGAGCAAATGACACTTACAGCTTCAATTCGTTCCTCCAATTGTTCGATGACTGCAGGCTGCTGAGAATGCTCGATATCAATGGGTTTGATCCTGGGATGGCTCAAATTCGAGAGATAATCCTGAAGAAGGAGAGTGACTTCCACGTTCGGAACAATCTCGGGAGCAAACCCAGTAGCAAGTCTGGTAATAAGTGTGAAGTCCCGGCATACAAGCAGAGGATAGTAGCTGGGGCCGAGCCATTGATTGAGGAGGAGCCCTTGAAGCCGTGGCTCACCCTGAAGAGGAACCTGGCGGACATCAAGTACTTGCCGTCCATTGTTGATATTAGCTTCAAGAGCAAGTATGTGTACGTTGATATCGGGGCTCGGAGCTATGGGTCGAGCATCGGAAGCTGGTTCAGGAAGCAGTACCCAAAGCAGAATAAGACATTCGAGGTTTATGCCATTGAAGCAGACAAGCACTTCCACAATGACTATAAGCGCAAGAAGGGCGTCACGCTGCTGCCCTATGCCGCCTGGGTCCGGAATGAGTCGCTCTTCTTCGAGATAAACCGGGACACGGATCAGAAGGTCCAGGAGAAAGGCCGGGGGATGGGCAGGATCCAGCCTGGGCAGTCATCGGCTCGCCCCAACAATGGGGACGTCGAGAAGATCACAGCGTTTGACTTCGCAGAGTGGTTGAAGAGGACAGTGAGCGAGAAAGACTTTGTGGTGGTGAAGATGGACGTGGAAGGGACCGAGTTCGAGCTCATCCCGAGGCTGTTTAAGACCGGGGCTATATGCCTGATCGACGAGATATTTCTCGAGTGCCACTACAACCGGTGGCAGAGATGCTGCCCCGGCGTGAGGAGTTCGAAGTACGAGAAGACATACGGGCAATGCTTGGAGTTGTTCACTTCTCTGAGGCAAAGTGGAGTTCTTGTTCATCAATGGTGgtga